In the genome of Fulvivirga maritima, one region contains:
- a CDS encoding universal stress protein: MKNLKSILIPIDFTDASKNAVRYASYIFDKESVNLVIVHVTDKTDFSQAEIENKFNTFREETLTGLPHYEFHIYLGNPADELLRAADEHRSSLVIMGLKSENRKDSISIASGLMKDLDCPIIAVPDFYTDYRLKRIAYGNDFKEIRVSQVLKDVMQLALKFSSKLYVFHVNREKEPVLIDNSENILEYYLENIEHEYVAINDKDMENAINNYVVEQKIDLLITLSRDHGRNKSNSEGKLIYQLAENTKIPMLILC, encoded by the coding sequence ATGAAAAATCTAAAAAGCATTCTCATCCCAATTGACTTTACTGATGCTAGTAAAAATGCAGTTAGATACGCCAGTTATATTTTTGATAAGGAATCTGTAAATCTGGTGATTGTTCATGTAACTGATAAGACTGATTTCTCTCAAGCAGAAATAGAAAATAAGTTTAATACCTTCCGTGAAGAAACACTTACAGGCCTGCCTCATTATGAATTTCATATATATTTAGGCAACCCTGCTGATGAGTTACTCCGAGCTGCTGATGAACACCGCTCTAGCCTTGTTATAATGGGCCTTAAATCAGAGAATAGAAAAGATAGTATATCTATTGCCAGCGGACTAATGAAAGACCTTGATTGCCCTATTATAGCGGTGCCTGACTTCTACACTGATTATAGATTAAAACGTATTGCTTATGGCAATGACTTTAAAGAAATAAGAGTATCTCAGGTACTTAAAGATGTAATGCAACTAGCGCTGAAATTCTCTTCTAAGCTATATGTATTTCATGTAAACAGAGAAAAAGAACCTGTATTGATAGACAACTCTGAAAACATACTGGAATACTACCTGGAAAATATAGAGCATGAATACGTAGCCATAAACGATAAGGATATGGAGAATGCCATAAATAACTATGTGGTAGAGCAGAAAATAGATTTACTGATTACGCTGTCTAGGGACCATGGAAGAAACAAATCAAACTCTGAAGGCAAACTGATTTATCAACTTGCAGAAAATACGAAGATACCGATGCTTATTTTATGCTAG
- a CDS encoding energy transducer TonB, which yields MLLADKTYEHTIDKYTEDTLNKVEADARQAQMIADLMAIKKNKDVKMKSQRILFFSIGLLVSMSFVVGLFEWKSYDSGEQLAVAHVDAPVDELLEIPPTEQAPPPPPKQVLQQPNIVEVPAEEEIEEEIDLDFDIDITTEEAIEQIDFDNTQLAQPEEEKVEEVFTIVETRPEPKMGMTDFMKFLYENIRYPKGALDAQIQGKVFVQFIVNSDGTLSDFEVLKGIGKGCDEEAVRVLKTAAPWNPGKQRGRPVKVKMVLPINFVYKERK from the coding sequence ATGTTACTCGCAGATAAAACCTATGAACACACTATTGATAAGTATACAGAAGATACTTTAAATAAAGTAGAAGCCGATGCTCGTCAGGCTCAAATGATAGCTGATCTGATGGCTATTAAAAAGAACAAAGACGTAAAAATGAAATCTCAAAGAATTTTGTTTTTCAGCATTGGTTTATTGGTAAGTATGTCCTTCGTAGTAGGTCTTTTTGAATGGAAGTCCTATGATAGCGGTGAACAATTAGCCGTAGCACATGTAGATGCTCCTGTAGATGAACTCTTAGAGATACCTCCTACTGAGCAAGCTCCTCCTCCTCCTCCAAAACAAGTGCTTCAGCAACCTAATATAGTAGAGGTGCCTGCAGAGGAAGAAATAGAAGAGGAAATAGACCTGGATTTTGATATTGACATCACCACTGAAGAAGCGATTGAGCAAATAGACTTTGATAATACCCAGCTTGCTCAGCCTGAGGAAGAAAAGGTAGAAGAGGTGTTTACCATAGTAGAAACCAGACCTGAACCTAAAATGGGTATGACTGATTTCATGAAGTTTCTCTATGAAAATATAAGATACCCTAAAGGAGCCTTAGATGCCCAGATACAAGGTAAAGTGTTTGTTCAGTTTATAGTTAATTCAGACGGTACATTGAGCGATTTTGAAGTGCTTAAAGGAATAGGTAAAGGATGTGACGAAGAGGCTGTGAGAGTGCTTAAAACTGCTGCTCCCTGGAACCCAGGTAAGCAAAGAGGTAGACCTGTAAAAGTGAAAATGGTTCTTCCTATCAATTTTGTATATAAAGAAAGAAAGTAA
- a CDS encoding YceI family protein — MKLKSFAMGLALVPFFAKAQTIQQVTIEPESHFSLSGTSNVNSFSCVMEDAFSNYQLNVCYSQDEDQLVFENTGFHLAVSNFDCQNAKMTHDLKNALKADKYPKIKFELLTLEGLKSGDCEPIAESLINIAGKANKYLLKYKVKQISEDEYRIYLNADFNMKDFGIDPPTAMMGIVKVNEIISINLRLHVVMK; from the coding sequence ATGAAATTAAAGAGCTTTGCCATGGGTTTGGCTTTGGTACCTTTTTTTGCCAAAGCCCAAACCATTCAACAAGTAACCATAGAACCAGAAAGTCATTTCTCACTTTCTGGCACCTCAAACGTAAACTCATTTAGCTGCGTAATGGAAGATGCTTTTTCCAATTATCAGCTCAATGTATGCTATAGCCAGGATGAAGATCAACTAGTATTTGAAAATACAGGCTTTCACTTGGCGGTGAGTAATTTTGACTGCCAAAATGCCAAGATGACTCATGACCTTAAAAATGCACTCAAGGCTGATAAATATCCTAAAATAAAGTTTGAATTACTCACCCTGGAAGGACTCAAATCTGGCGACTGCGAGCCTATAGCCGAATCTCTGATTAATATTGCCGGAAAGGCTAATAAGTATTTGCTAAAATATAAAGTGAAGCAAATTTCTGAAGATGAGTATAGAATTTATTTAAATGCAGATTTTAATATGAAAGATTTCGGGATAGACCCTCCTACTGCAATGATGGGAATAGTAAAGGTTAATGAAATAATTTCCATTAACCTTAGACTACATGTTGTTATGAAATAA
- a CDS encoding response regulator: MRKILIIEDNNEIRENIAEILELDGYEPLEAANGKEGVQIAVDQHPDLIICDIMMPELDGYGVLHILAKKEQTANIPFIFLTAKAEKTDIRKGMNLGADDYLTKPFEDTELLDAIQIRLKKTEALKKEYNSNADGLNQFIKDVKDFHDLSHLHENKKPRHYKKKHDIYREGEYANYVYFVASGKVKSIRTNEDGKELITSIYTSGDFFGYEALLENIEHPDSAETMEESEIIQIPKEEFFDLVYSNREVSRKFIEMLSNKVSEKEQKLLNLAYNSVRQRTAEALLTISEKFNPDQKADFELSVSRDDLANMVGTATESVIRVISDLKDEDIVETRSGKIVIKERDKLAQIQKWHFAR, translated from the coding sequence ATGAGAAAAATTCTGATTATTGAAGACAATAATGAAATAAGAGAAAACATCGCAGAGATATTAGAGCTCGATGGCTACGAACCTCTTGAAGCCGCTAACGGAAAGGAAGGCGTGCAGATAGCTGTAGACCAACATCCTGACTTGATTATCTGCGATATTATGATGCCGGAATTAGACGGTTACGGAGTGCTACACATTCTGGCTAAAAAAGAGCAAACCGCTAATATCCCTTTCATTTTTCTTACAGCCAAGGCTGAAAAAACAGATATAAGAAAAGGTATGAATCTGGGAGCAGATGACTACCTAACCAAACCGTTTGAAGACACAGAACTGCTAGATGCCATACAGATAAGGCTCAAGAAAACAGAGGCCCTTAAAAAGGAATATAACAGCAATGCTGATGGCCTGAACCAGTTCATTAAAGACGTAAAAGATTTTCATGATCTGAGTCACTTACATGAAAACAAAAAGCCACGTCACTATAAGAAAAAACATGACATTTATCGCGAAGGCGAGTATGCTAACTATGTATACTTTGTAGCTAGTGGTAAAGTAAAAAGCATCCGCACTAATGAAGATGGCAAAGAGCTGATTACCAGCATTTATACTTCCGGCGACTTTTTCGGCTACGAGGCACTATTAGAAAACATAGAACACCCTGATAGCGCTGAAACCATGGAGGAATCTGAGATCATTCAGATCCCTAAAGAAGAGTTTTTTGATCTTGTATACAGCAATAGAGAAGTATCCAGAAAATTCATAGAAATGCTCTCTAATAAAGTATCAGAAAAGGAACAAAAGCTCCTTAATCTTGCTTATAATTCTGTGAGGCAGCGTACGGCTGAAGCTTTGCTTACTATAAGCGAAAAGTTTAATCCTGATCAAAAAGCTGATTTTGAGCTATCCGTTTCCAGAGATGATTTGGCTAATATGGTGGGTACTGCCACAGAATCAGTAATCCGTGTTATTTCGGACCTTAAAGATGAAGACATAGTAGAGACACGCTCTGGTAAAATAGTAATAAAGGAAAGAGATAAGCTGGCACAGATCCAAAAATGGCACTTTGCCAGATAG
- a CDS encoding PAS domain-containing sensor histidine kinase, whose translation MKNEHPDPYKAVFEACEEGIFVVNKEGTIVMANRASHKLFGYEEGELIGLSVELLVPPAVRGVHIDDRKAYEANPAPRQMGHGRDLAGRRKDGSEFPVEISLNMAQIDNVYHTLAFAIDISERKKIEEALKRSEEQLIVYAAELEKRVTKRTQDLDNTIRQLERVNADLEDQVRIRKKAEDETRLALSRERELNELKSRFVSMASHEFRTPLSTMLSSASLIERYKEPGTEEKRQKHINKIKSAIGNLTNILNDFLSLSKLEEGKVGLEKEDIKINEVLKDITDDMADICKNGQNIIIDIDEKEILFHTDEKILKNILINLLSNAIKYSEANTDITVIIREDPDLLTITVKDQGIGIPEGEQKHMFERFFRAKNATNIQGTGLGLNIVKKYVDMLEGEISFSSKLNEGTTFSIDLPKIV comes from the coding sequence GTGAAAAACGAACATCCAGACCCCTACAAAGCCGTTTTCGAAGCCTGTGAAGAAGGCATTTTTGTAGTAAACAAAGAAGGAACTATAGTGATGGCAAACAGGGCTTCCCATAAGTTATTTGGGTATGAAGAAGGCGAATTGATAGGTTTGTCAGTAGAATTACTAGTTCCGCCAGCGGTAAGAGGGGTACACATAGATGATCGTAAAGCCTATGAAGCCAACCCTGCTCCCAGGCAAATGGGGCATGGCCGTGACCTGGCAGGTAGAAGAAAAGATGGCTCTGAATTTCCTGTAGAGATAAGCCTTAATATGGCTCAGATAGACAATGTGTACCACACACTAGCCTTTGCCATTGATATTTCAGAAAGAAAGAAAATAGAAGAAGCCCTTAAAAGAAGTGAAGAGCAGCTGATAGTATATGCCGCAGAGCTAGAAAAAAGGGTTACTAAAAGAACTCAAGACCTGGATAATACTATTAGGCAACTGGAGAGAGTTAATGCTGATTTGGAAGATCAGGTACGCATTAGAAAAAAAGCCGAAGATGAAACCAGACTAGCACTAAGTAGAGAAAGAGAGCTCAATGAGTTAAAATCCAGGTTCGTATCTATGGCCTCTCATGAGTTCAGAACCCCTCTAAGCACCATGCTATCTTCCGCCTCTCTGATAGAGCGGTATAAAGAACCCGGCACGGAGGAAAAAAGGCAAAAGCACATCAATAAAATAAAGTCCGCTATTGGCAACCTCACTAATATTCTAAACGACTTTTTATCGTTATCTAAACTGGAAGAAGGTAAAGTAGGCCTTGAAAAAGAGGACATAAAAATCAATGAGGTGCTCAAAGATATCACAGATGACATGGCTGATATCTGCAAAAACGGCCAAAACATTATTATCGACATCGATGAAAAAGAGATCCTTTTCCATACTGATGAAAAAATATTAAAAAATATACTTATTAACCTGCTAAGCAATGCTATAAAGTACTCTGAGGCAAATACAGACATTACTGTTATTATTAGAGAAGATCCTGATCTGCTTACTATTACGGTTAAAGATCAAGGTATAGGTATACCCGAAGGAGAGCAGAAGCATATGTTTGAAAGATTTTTCAGAGCCAAAAATGCTACCAATATTCAAGGTACCGGCTTAGGTTTAAATATTGTAAAAAAATATGTAGATATGCTGGAAGGAGAAATATCCTTTAGCAGTAAATTAAATGAAGGCACTACTTTTTCAATAGATTTGCCGAAAATTGTATAG
- a CDS encoding universal stress protein, whose translation MFKRIIYPTDFSESSMRCLSVALDIAKAHGGELIILYAYRLITGSAQESIKSKIQFKREQEDAANLKFEQLKAYMPEIQQVDHTFLAEVGFVKERLFSAIDTFDVDLVVICENIQKKLQEKWDLSEESAFNRFKCPVMFIPGAKVLVNQ comes from the coding sequence ATGTTTAAAAGAATAATATACCCAACTGATTTTTCGGAGTCATCGATGAGGTGTCTTTCTGTGGCATTAGACATTGCTAAAGCTCATGGGGGTGAGTTAATTATACTATATGCCTATAGGTTAATTACTGGTAGTGCACAGGAAAGTATAAAAAGCAAAATTCAGTTTAAAAGAGAGCAGGAGGATGCTGCCAACCTCAAATTTGAGCAGCTAAAGGCTTACATGCCTGAAATTCAACAGGTAGATCATACCTTCCTGGCTGAAGTGGGCTTTGTGAAAGAGAGGCTTTTTTCGGCTATTGATACCTTTGATGTGGACCTCGTGGTGATTTGCGAGAACATCCAAAAGAAATTACAGGAAAAATGGGACTTAAGCGAAGAGAGCGCTTTTAACAGATTTAAATGTCCTGTTATGTTTATTCCTGGGGCTAAAGTATTGGTTAATCAATGA